The segment GTTTTCTGGTTGCGATCTGCTGGCTGCTGTGCGAAGTTCACTCTCTAAAAAGCACATTCTTGGAAAGCTTTATCTGTTGATTTTAGGTGTTGTTGATGGGCTATGTTTGGGAATTTGGAGTAGTTTTCAACCAGTTGGATCTGCTACTAGCAGGTCTGCTGAACACATTGAAGATCACTGGTGGGGCACTTCTATTTGGGATTCCACTCGGTCTGCTTGCAGCAATTCTTCGGTTGAGCACATATAAGTGGCTCAGAGTCCCTGTGGGGGTATTGATTGAGTTCTTTCGAACCACACCACCGATCGTTCAATTGTTTTGGTTTTTCTTTGCTTTGCCGATGCTCTCCGGTATTGAGATGGATCCATTTCGAGCTTCTTTGGTAACCTTCTCAATTCAATCCTCTGCTTTTTTTGCTGAAGTGTTCCGTGGTGGAATTGTTTCCATTGAAAGTGGACAGTGGGAAGCAGCTCGGGCTATCGGAATGAGCTATCTGGAGTCGATGCGCAGAATCATTCTCCCCCAGGCAGTCAAACGCATGATCCCTGCGTTTTTGGAACGTGTGATTGAATTGATGAAGACCACGACGTTGGTTGCCACGGTATCTTATGCGGATCTCCTCTATCAGGCGAATAACATTGCTCAGTCAACTTATCGACCATTAGAAGTCTTCACAGTGGCGGCCGGACTCTATTTCATTGTTTTGTTTCCCACATCTCTGCTGGTCAAGCACATTGAGCGTCAGCTGGGCAAGACAGGCGAAGGCACAGTGCACTGATGGATCATGTTTGGGACTTCCAGACCGTATTTGCCAGTTGGCCACTGCTATCACAGGGCTTACTCAATACTTTGAAGCTGGGTCTACTGACTCTGATAACTGGCCTATTTTTTGGCTTTTTTGTTGGATTGGGACGTTATTCCCATAATCGCTGGGTCAACTTTCCAGCAAGTGTCTTTGTAGAAGTTTTTCGCAATACTCCGGCACTCGTTCAGATCATGTGGTTCTACTTTGCTTTCCCGATCATCTCACCATTTGACATTGATGCGTTTGCTGCGGCAGCACTGGGATTGGGTTTGAACACCACAGCCTTTTGTGCAGAGATCTTCCGAGGGGGAATTCAGTCCA is part of the SAR324 cluster bacterium genome and harbors:
- a CDS encoding amino acid ABC transporter permease → MGYVWEFGVVFNQLDLLLAGLLNTLKITGGALLFGIPLGLLAAILRLSTYKWLRVPVGVLIEFFRTTPPIVQLFWFFFALPMLSGIEMDPFRASLVTFSIQSSAFFAEVFRGGIVSIESGQWEAARAIGMSYLESMRRIILPQAVKRMIPAFLERVIELMKTTTLVATVSYADLLYQANNIAQSTYRPLEVFTVAAGLYFIVLFPTSLLVKHIERQLGKTGEGTVH
- a CDS encoding amino acid ABC transporter permease encodes the protein MDHVWDFQTVFASWPLLSQGLLNTLKLGLLTLITGLFFGFFVGLGRYSHNRWVNFPASVFVEVFRNTPALVQIMWFYFAFPIISPFDIDAFAAAALGLGLNTTAFCAEIFRGGIQSIHRGQWEAGKALGMAYREQVWRIILPQAVVRMIPAFMNRVVELMKMTSLASVIAFGELMHQAKAISAYHFNPIESYTVVALLFFVVISPFAFLVYRLENRFRK